From the Anaeromyxobacter dehalogenans 2CP-1 genome, the window CTGCAGATCATGGTCCTGCTGAACGTGAACCTGGCGCTGTTCAACCTCATCCCCGTGCCGCCGCTCGACGGCAGCCGGGTGGTGGACGGGTTCATGCCGGCGCGGCTGCGGCCGCAGTGGGAGCGCGTCACCGCGCTGTCGCCGTTCCTGCTCCTCGCCGTCTTCGTCTTCGCCGGCCGCATCATCTCGGGCCCGTCGAGCTTCGTGGTCGGCCTGCTCGCCCAGCTCGCCGGCGCCATCACCGCCTGACCCGCACCCGGAGATCCATGTCCTCGAAGCGCCCCATCATCGTCAGCGGCATGCGGCCCACCGGCCGCCTCCACCTCGGCCACCTGCACGGCGCGCTCGCGAACTGGGTCAAGCTCCAGGACGACAACGAGTGCTTCTACTTCAGCGCGGACTGGCACGCGCTCACCACGAACTACCACGACACCTCGGTCATCAAGCAGGCCGAGCGCGAGATGTTCGTGGACTTCATCGCCGCGGGCATCGACCCCTCGCGGTCGACGCTGTTCATCCAGAGCCGGGTGAAGCAGCACGCCGAGCTGAACCTGCTGCTCGGCATGATCACGCCGCTCGGGTGGCTGGAGCGCTCGCCGACGTACAAGGAGCAGCGCGAGAACATCACCGACCGCGACCTCGCCCTGTACGGCTTCCTCGGCTACCCGGTGCTGATGACCGCGGACATCATCCTGTACAAGGCCACCCGCGTGCCGGTGGGCGTCGACCAGGTGCCGCACCTGGAGCTGTCGCGCGAGATCGTCCGCAAGTTCAACTTCCACTACGGCGAGGTGTTCCCCGAGCCGCAGCCGCTGCTCACCGCCGCTCCCAAGATCCTGGGCACCGACGGCCGGAAGATGTCGAAGAGCTACGGCAACACCATCGACCTGGGCGAGAGCGCCGAGTCCACGCAGAAGAAGATCATGGGCATGGTCACCGACCCGGCCCGCAAGCGGCGGCAGGACCCGGGCAACCCGGACGTCTGCGGCGTGTTCTACCTGCACAAGGTGACGAGCGACGCCGAGACCGTCGCCTGGGTGGACCAGAACTGCCGCACCGCCGGGATCGGCTGCGTGGACTGCAAGAAGAAGCTGCTCGAGCGGCTCCTGCCGCAGCAGGAGGAGATGCGCGCGCGGCGCGAGGCGCTGCTCGCGAAGCCGAAGGACCTCGACGACATCGTGCAGCTCGGGAACGAGAAGGCGCGCGCCGCGGCGGAGGCCAACATGGTCCAGGTCCGCGCCGCGATGAAGCTCGAGTAGGACCCACCACGGGGGGCGGTCCGCCGGGATGGCCAGGAACAGCGACACGGACGCCGGGCTCGGCGCGGACTCGCCGCGCGCCGACGACGCCGACGCGCGCGCCGCGGCGGACGCGTTCCGGGTCACGCTCCCCCCGCTCCGCGAGGGCCAGCCGCCGTTCGAGGGGCCGCTCGACCTCATCCTTCACCTGGTGAAGGAGCACGAGGTCGATCTCTTCGACATCCCCATCGCGCGGATCACCGAGAGCTACCTCGCCACGCTCGAGGCGATGCGCGACCTCGACATCGACATCGCCGGCGAGTTCCTGCACATGGCGGCGCAGCTCCTGCTCATGAAGAGCAAGCTGCTGCTCCCGCGCACCGAGGTGGCCGAGGACGCGGCCGGTCCCGAGGACGCCGGGGTGGACCCGCGCGCCGAGCTGGTGCGGCGGCTGCTCGAGTACCAGAAGTACAAGGCCGCCGGCGAGGAGCTGGGCGGGCGCGACATCCTCGACCGCACCGTGTTCACGCGGCGCGTCCGGGCCGAGCGCCCCGCCGCGCCGGACGGGCCGGAGGGGCTCGCCGACGTCTCGGTGTTCAAGCTCATCGAGGCGCTCGATCGCGCCATCGCGCACGCGCGCCCGGAGCACACGCACGACGTGATCACCGACCGGCTCACCATCAGCGACGCCATCTCCCGCGTCGCCGACGTGCTCCGGCTGCGGCGGCGCGCCACGTTCGAGGAGCTGCTCGCCGGCCCGGCCGAGAACCGGAACACCAAGGCGAACGTGATCTCCACGTTCCTCGCCATCCTGGAGATGGCGAAGCTGAAGCTCATCCGCATCTACCAGGCCGCGCTGGACGACGCCGGCCCCGGGGCCGAGATCCTCGTCGAGGCGAAGGACACCCTCGGCGACGACGTCCCCGTCGGACAGGAGGACTACCGATGACCGAGCCCACCGACCGGCCGACCGCCGCGGAGGACGTGCCCGCGCCGGACGGCGCGGGGCCGGAGGGCTCCGCCGCGCAGCCCGAGGCCGCGCCCGCTGCCGCGACGCCGGCTGCCGACGCGCCGGGTACCGAAGCGCCGGGTACCGAAGCGCCGGGTACCGACGCGCCGGCTGCCGACGCGCCGCCCGCGGCGTCGGTGTCCGCGGCCGAGCTGGACGCGCTCCAGGCCGCCGAGGAGGCGAAGCAGGGCGACCCGGCGCTCGACGAGGTGGATCCGGCCGACATCGACGTGGCCGACGACAAGGAGCTCCCGTTCGAGAAGCTGGCCGCGGCGGCCCGGCGGCTCAGCGCCGACCGGGTCCGCACCGTGGTCGAGACGCTGCTGTTCCTGGCCGAGCGCCCGCTGAGCGTGGAGGAGATGCGCGCCGCGAGCGGCGTCGAGGTGGAGCGGCTGGAGAAGGCGCTCGACAAGCTCTCCGGCCACTACCGCGAGGGCCCCTGCGGCATCGTGCTGCACGAGGTGGCCGGCGGCTGGCAGCTCCGCACCTCGCCGGACAACTCCGACTTCGCGCGCCGCTTCCTCAAGGTGAAGCCGCAGCGGCTGACCCGCGCCGCGCTCGAGACGCTCGCCATCATCGCGTACCGGCAGCCGGTGACCCGCCCCGAGATCGAGGACATCCGCGGCGTGGACTGCGGCGCGGTGGTGAAGGCGCTGCTCGAGCGCAAGCTGGTCAAGATCCTCGGCAAGAAGGAGGAGCCGGGGCGGCCCATCCTGTACGGCACCACCCGCGAGTTCCTGGAGTTCTTCGCGCTGAAGGACCTCGCCTCCCTCCCCACGCTGCGCGAGTTCCACGAGCTCTCCGAGGAGCACCGCGACATCGTGGAGAAGGAGGCGCCGGCGGAGCAGGCGCCCGGGATCGAGGGCATCGTGGCCGAGCTCTCCGACGAGAAGCTCCGCGCCGAGCTGGAGGCGAAGCGCGCCGAGAGCGACGCGGCGCTCGACGAGCTCGAGCAGGCGATGGCCGCGGCGGACGAGAAGGCGCGCGCGGCCGAGGCCGCGCTCGCCGACAAGAAGCGGGCCGACGAGGCCGAGGCGCAGGCCGACGCGGAGCCCGGCGCCGGCGCCGGGCCCGGTGGACCGCCGGCGGCGGGGAGCTAGCGATGGCCGAGGAGCGGCTGCAGAAGTTCCTGGCGGGGGCGGGCATCGCCTCGCGGCGCAAGGCGGAGGCGCTCATCAGCGCCGGCCGCGTGCGCGTCAACCAGCGCACGGTGACCGAGCTGGGCACCAAGGTGGACCCGGGGCGCGACCTCGTCACGGTGGACGGCGCGCTCGTCTCGCAGCCGGAGCAGCGCAGCTACTACCTGCTCTACAAGCCGTCCGGCTGCGTCACCACCGCGTCGGATCCGCAGGGTCGCCCCACCGCGATGGAGTACCTGCGCGGCGTGCCGGGGCGGCCGTTCCCGGTGGGCCGGCTCGACTACGACGCGGAGGGCGCGCTGCTGCTCACCGACGATGGCGAGCTGGCGAACCGCCTGGCCCACCCGCGCTACGGCCATCAGCGCGTGTACCTGGTGAAGGTGAAGGGCGATCCGCCGGCGGAGGCGCTGGAGCGGATGAAGGCCGGGGTCCGGCTGGAGGACGGCCCGGCGCGCGCGCTGGAGGTGGCCGTCCACGAGCACGCCGACCGGAACGTGTGGATCCGCGTGGTGGTGGGCGAGGGCCGCTTCCACCTGGTGAAGCGGCTCTGCGAGGCGGTGGGGCTGCAGGTCCAGCGCCTGTTCCGGCCGGAGTTCGGCGGCATCGGCGTCGGCGGGCTGCGGCCCGGCAGGTTCCGCCGGCTGGAGCCGGAGGAGGTGCGCGCGCTGCGGCAGCGGGTCGGGCTCGAGTCCGGCACGCCGGCCCGGGGACCGTCGGTGCGCGAGCTCCCGAAGGCGGCCCGCCGCCACGGCCACGGGCCGCCGGCGGCGCCCGGCGCGGCCCCGCCGCCGGCCGAGCCGGACGCGGACGAGGTCGGGCCGCGGGCTCGCGGCGCGAGCCGCGCCGGTCCGAGGGCCGCCGCCCCCGGCCCCGGCGGCCGCGCGTCCCGGCCGTCGCGCCCGTCGCGCCCGGGCCGCGCCGGCACCCGCCGCCGCTGACCAAGGGCGCTGGCCGCCGCGGGCGCCCGCGCTTGCGCGCGGCGGGGTTCGCGGCGAGCATGGCGGCCCGTGTCCCGCGTTCCCGCAGCCGCCACCTTCGCAGCCCGTCCATGCCGTGCAGGCCTCGCGGCCCTCCTCGCCGCGTGCCTCGCCTGCGGCGGCGGCGACCTCGGGTCGCCGGACCCGGCGCGGCGCGCCGCGGCGGTGCGCGCGGCGGGCGCGCGCGGCGGCGCGGACGCGCTCGCCACGCTGCTGGTCGCGCAGCGCGACGGCAGCGCCGAGGTGCGCCGGGCGGCGGCCGAGGCGTTCGCGGCGCGCGGCGGCGCCGAGGGGGCCGAGGCGCTCGGGGCGCTCCTGGCGGATCCCGACGCGACGGTGGCGGCCGCGGCGGCGCGCGGGCTCGCCGGCATGCCGGACCAGCCGCGCGCGCGCGGCGCGCTGCGCGTCGCCTACGCGGACGCGTCGCCCGAGGGCCGCGCGGCCATCGCCGACGCGCTCGACGCGGTCGGCGTCTCGCTGCGCGAGGCGGTCGAGCAGGAGGCGCGCACGCTGTGGGAGCGCAACCTGGCGGCCCTGGGCGGGCGCGGGCCGGCCCGCGCGGGCGCGGCCGAGGAGCTCGGCGCGAGCGGCCGGGCCGAGGTGGTGGCGCGGCTCGTGCCGCTGCTCGATCCGGCGCGCAACGCGGATCGCGCGCTCGCGGCGGGCGCGGCGCGCGGGCTGGGCGAGGCCGGGGACTGGGCGGCGCGGCCGGCGCTCGAGGGGCTCCTGCGCTCGCCGGATCCGGAGCTGATCGAGGCCGGGGCCGGCGGGCTGGGCCGGCTCGGCGATCCCGGGGCGACCGCCGCGCTCGAGGCCGTCGCGCTCGCGTCCTCCGGCCGGATCGCGGCCGCGGCGGCGGACGCGCTCGCCGCGCTGCCGGAGGCGCTCGAGGTCGGGGCGGCGCTCTGCGAGGTGGCGGTGCGGAGCGCCGATCCCGCCGTGGCGGCGCGGGCCGCGCGCGAGGTCCGGCTGCGCGAGGCGGACTGCCCGGCGCGCCCGTTCCTGGCGCGGCTGGGCCGGCCC encodes:
- a CDS encoding segregation and condensation protein A → MARNSDTDAGLGADSPRADDADARAAADAFRVTLPPLREGQPPFEGPLDLILHLVKEHEVDLFDIPIARITESYLATLEAMRDLDIDIAGEFLHMAAQLLLMKSKLLLPRTEVAEDAAGPEDAGVDPRAELVRRLLEYQKYKAAGEELGGRDILDRTVFTRRVRAERPAAPDGPEGLADVSVFKLIEALDRAIAHARPEHTHDVITDRLTISDAISRVADVLRLRRRATFEELLAGPAENRNTKANVISTFLAILEMAKLKLIRIYQAALDDAGPGAEILVEAKDTLGDDVPVGQEDYR
- a CDS encoding pseudouridine synthase, whose product is MAEERLQKFLAGAGIASRRKAEALISAGRVRVNQRTVTELGTKVDPGRDLVTVDGALVSQPEQRSYYLLYKPSGCVTTASDPQGRPTAMEYLRGVPGRPFPVGRLDYDAEGALLLTDDGELANRLAHPRYGHQRVYLVKVKGDPPAEALERMKAGVRLEDGPARALEVAVHEHADRNVWIRVVVGEGRFHLVKRLCEAVGLQVQRLFRPEFGGIGVGGLRPGRFRRLEPEEVRALRQRVGLESGTPARGPSVRELPKAARRHGHGPPAAPGAAPPPAEPDADEVGPRARGASRAGPRAAAPGPGGRASRPSRPSRPGRAGTRRR
- the trpS gene encoding tryptophan--tRNA ligase, yielding MSSKRPIIVSGMRPTGRLHLGHLHGALANWVKLQDDNECFYFSADWHALTTNYHDTSVIKQAEREMFVDFIAAGIDPSRSTLFIQSRVKQHAELNLLLGMITPLGWLERSPTYKEQRENITDRDLALYGFLGYPVLMTADIILYKATRVPVGVDQVPHLELSREIVRKFNFHYGEVFPEPQPLLTAAPKILGTDGRKMSKSYGNTIDLGESAESTQKKIMGMVTDPARKRRQDPGNPDVCGVFYLHKVTSDAETVAWVDQNCRTAGIGCVDCKKKLLERLLPQQEEMRARREALLAKPKDLDDIVQLGNEKARAAAEANMVQVRAAMKLE
- the scpB gene encoding SMC-Scp complex subunit ScpB — encoded protein: MTEPTDRPTAAEDVPAPDGAGPEGSAAQPEAAPAAATPAADAPGTEAPGTEAPGTDAPAADAPPAASVSAAELDALQAAEEAKQGDPALDEVDPADIDVADDKELPFEKLAAAARRLSADRVRTVVETLLFLAERPLSVEEMRAASGVEVERLEKALDKLSGHYREGPCGIVLHEVAGGWQLRTSPDNSDFARRFLKVKPQRLTRAALETLAIIAYRQPVTRPEIEDIRGVDCGAVVKALLERKLVKILGKKEEPGRPILYGTTREFLEFFALKDLASLPTLREFHELSEEHRDIVEKEAPAEQAPGIEGIVAELSDEKLRAELEAKRAESDAALDELEQAMAAADEKARAAEAALADKKRADEAEAQADAEPGAGAGPGGPPAAGS